ACGGTGTAGTCCCCGCATTACTAGTTTCTAAGACTCAGTTCTCACAGGATTAAACCTCAACACCAGAGACTTCCAGAAAATCAATCCTCAAACCCCGAATTTTAAGAAAATCTAGATTAACCCAAAGCACGCGCCGTCTGCCCGAGCTGATCTCTAGGAAAGGAAATCAGGGACGCCCGGAATCAACCAGCCCCAGAACTGAGGCGTGTAGCCCTGCCCCCAGGATGTACCCCGAAAGCCCCGAGCTGACCCCATAAACGCTTCTCTAGCCCCAAGCCCATACCTGAATGTCCGCCATCTTCCCGGCCGCTTGAAAAAAAGAGAGCGACGGGGACGTCCGGGTTTCCTTATCAACTACGCAGGGGCTCGAAAGGAAATGACGTAAATGGGCGCTATAGCCCGACTTTGGGCGGTGCCTTGAGCGCGACTCTGATTGACAGGCGGCCTTAACCAAGCACGTGAGTTGGGAACTGCACGGACGCGGCCATGATGTTGAATGGCAGAGGGGTGGGGAGTGGCGGCGGCTATCTCGCGAGAGTCTCAGGCTATCATTGCGCCTTCCCTGTTGGTTGAGCTTGGGAAGGTGCGGCCAACTTTGCGTGCGCCTACGTTATCGCGAGAGTTGAAAGGAAGCCGTAATATTTGTGCAGGTTCACATGGGCTTGGGACCGCATGGCTGCGTTCGTTCATGACTCAAGCCGGATACGGATGCGGCCATCTTTCTGCGGGGCGAACGATAGGAGGGTGCCAGGAGCTTGTGCGACGGCGCCGCCATCTTCGGCAGGGGCGAAAGCTCCCCGTGAGGTTTATGTATGCTAGATTCagaaaatttctcttttcttgtgtGTAACAGCGTTGTCCAGTAGGATGTTCCGCGGTTATTGAAAAGTTCTTTAATCCGCTCTAACCCAGttaagcatttgaaatgtggtGCATGGGACTGAGGACCTGATTcgtttaaatttaattttattagattTAAATTCAAATGGCCACCATGTTGGATGGCGCTGATCTATAACTgcttaaagtttttaaatagcAAACTCTTACAAAGCAGTTTCTTCTGTGCTGAATGAACTTCTTACACGTATTAAACACATTTTGTCCTCACAACAATACTCTGAGAATGGTTctcttattattcccattttacagatggagaaattgaGGGTCAGCTGCGCCTGGTTTCACTGGAAAGCAAGAGGttcagctgggatttgaacctgggcaTTTTGGCTCCAAAGCTACCGGTAAAGAAGAAATGCTGGCATCGTTTTTTTATGTTGAGCTCACATTCGATGAGCACCTGCCGTTTTTCAGACCCTGGCTGGGCAGTGGTGACGGTAACTGGTGACTCCTGCCGGCCTTGTCAACTTCTGACTGCCTGGCAGACTTGGACCTTGTGGCAGGTTTTTCAACTCCAGACCTTGGCGGGTGCCTCTTCCCTTAGTTAATCCTTGGCCTAATTCATTCGGGTCTCTATTCCTGCCTATAGAAATACATGTTCAGCAACTCCTCTCACCCTGAAGATGGTTCCTATTATTACCCCATTATACAGAAATAGAGGAGGAGGCTGAAACTAAGAAAGGAACGTGACTTCTCAGGGTCACACAACCAAGGGCAGTCGGGAAATAAACCCTGGAGGACCCGAGGTCTAAGTTCTTTCCTCTCAGTGAAATGCCTCCTGAACAGAAGgctcagaaatatttattggttGTAAAAGTCGAAACTAAAACCCAAAAGGATTCCCCCATCACCCTCTACGGAGTCTTCTCCTCCCAGACTCTTTAGCTAAGGCATCAGGTTCACCAAAGACCTTAAATTTAGGCTTTTGCTATTGTGTCCCAACTACTCTATCCAATCACAAAGAGGCACTTAGATGATAATCGTTATATGCAAGAGTTAAATCTGTGTCTTATTCTGGTCCAAACTGCATGTgaattaagcatttaaaaataaatactgttcaattcctggtgcctgcccatgcaatcaataaatcaatcaatACTGGTAGTATCTATGTATTCCATAATCCTAGCACCTTGTGTGTATAATTTGTGTGGTTGGGCTAAAAGTGATACTTTGTTCAatgtaaatatttagagaaaacaCTTAGGAAGTCTGTAAGCAGACCCAACCAGATTTGAGAATTTAGCATATGGTAAAATCCATAGGGGATATACAGAATATTTAAGCGCTGTGTTAGGAAAATTGGGTGAccatctgggggaaaaaaaattggatccctacctcacactttacgccaaaataaatttctgatccagcaaaaataaaattggggGTGATGGGAATGAAACCAGGGAGgtactaaaagaaaacattagtcttctgtgttattttttttccttttatttgtgagtggagaagaatttttttttaactattgcaTTTAGAATATGAAATCTGTATGCCCCTATAAAACCCCTACATTGTTGCTTCTCAAACAATCTGTGGTGAAGGACCAGTTGTTAAAATTTGTAACTAGTCATGGACCAATGTTTTTGCAAAATACAGTAACAATGAACTAGCAGGAAAATGAAATTGCGAAACATTACAAAATACAAGTCCTAAGCTTTATTTTCTAGATCCAACTGATAACAGCATTAGCTTGTCATCTTGCTATACAAGTTTCTAAACATCTCTTCTCACTTTGGGTACTTAAACTGTCACTGAGAGGCCACATTTAGTAACTTTACTCCAGGATCTGGTATCGCTTTCCCCTCTTATGTAGAGTGTTGCTCCTGTCCTAGTTCCTTGGTGTTTCTAGAACATTCTTTCCTACCTTGTTATTCTCTCTGCATGGAAAGCTCTGTCCTCGGCTGCTTTACCAGCCCGAGTCCTCATCCCTCGAGTCTCAGATGTTACCTCCTTAGAGACTCCTTCGCTGACCAGTCTCCAGAGAAACTTCCCACACCCCCATGCTCTCCACCTTTTGTCAGTAAGTCCGGGATTTCCTTCATGGCACTTCTGACAGGTTGAACTCATCTTGCTCATGTATCCTTGCTcaccatttattttgtttccccTTCCCCGCTAGAATGTAAGCCCCGGGTGGGCAGGGATTTCTGTTCACTTTGTTCACATGGGTTTCTAGGATGTGCCATGTCGGAGATGCTCAGTTTGTACTTTAGGAATAACTGAGTCAGTGAATGaatggagaggaaggagaaatacCAAAATATCTAGGCAAACAAGTCATGGCATAGCTTTAGGATGGACCACTCTAGATGTGACAAATGTGAAGGAGGTTAGTAGTTCCTGGAATAGAAGGATTGAGagccatctttcttttttttttttcatttctaatttaatttgccCATGGTATAAAATTCAAAGGGTATTCAAAATTAAATGAGGCAAGAGAAATATCTCTCCCACTCTTCTCCCCAAGACACCCAGTTTCTCTCTCCAAAAGCAGCTACCATTATCTGCTTTCGATGTATCTTTCCAGATATATGCtgtttccatttgatttttttttttggtggtgggggtggggggtatgggcaggcaccgggaatcgaacctgggtctccggcttgTCCATTTGATTTTGTATGTTAACAAATCAAATTGCAGAACAAAGggcttattattttaaaatatttactggcaagggagcactagagacagatacgaaaagacagaagagagaagtgtggagaagagtgtagaaaggaagactatgagtaaaggtaaaaagaaggaaaattaaatatgacatataaaatccagaaggcaaaatagtagaagaaagtactacccatgcagtaataacactgaatgttaatggattaaactctccaatcaaaagatatagtctGCCAACTGAGATACCGTGATGGTGTTGATTCCTTTAAATGATGCTTACCATCTATTTTAGCCACTGAGCCTTTTATTATTTGTCTGTTTGTAAAGTTTATTTGTCTtaactcatttaataaatatattgtttatctgttaaaaaaatatttactggcaACCTATgggataatttctttcattttttaaaaagctaattgCATAATCTAATTGTGGACTGTATCTTTTTAGATGTTATAGACCCACGTCTTCCAATCTTACAGACACTTGCTGCATgtggttttttaaatttaaatgaaataaaatgaaaaattcagctCCTTCGTTGCTCTATTCCTATTTCACTTTGCTTAATTGCCACATGAGGCTAGAAGCTTGCATACTGGACAGTACAAATATAGAACAGTTTTGTCAATGTAGAAAGTTCTGTAGGACAGTGCTGTTAGAGACAGAGAAGGCTTTATATATATGTCTCCAAAGTtttaagtgctttttaaaaatctgccttccattttAAGCCAGTCAGTTTTGATCAAATTTCTGCAACattctaaatatccaagttcagggcttttaaaatctattctttaGCGctcttttaaatgagaaaaatctcaGAATTATAAGTGCTACACACTTGGAAAAACCATTTTTgaaagttaaattattttaatgtcttttatacTTATTAGCTCTGCaaactttgaataattttaaattttaattgcttCATTCCCTCTGGAGGTAGCATTATAGAGTTTCATTTTCCACCTTTAAAAACTTCTGTGTCTTCCCTATTATAATTTGGTAGGGGGTGGAGGGGAAGATAAAAAAAGTAATTTCTAACGTTTCTGAGTGACTTCGAAGAAAAAGACTTATGATatggttttttgctttgttttgttttaaagcagGACTCAGTTTTATCCACATATCTAATGATCAGATACAAAAGTTACATAGAAAAGTATAGAAGGAAATTCATGGCAGGGTACAGTGGTTTGCAGCTCTGGGGGATGGAAATCAGGTATAACgtcctttctgttttttgcttgttggtttaATGCCCAGTATTTTGCAAATTGCTCAGAGCAACTTGCATGATTATGATAATAagggaaaagcaaagcaaagaaacattGCTTCATCCTGAAAAGGTGGGAGTCCCATCTGGAGACATTCAGGTGCAGAGCTCTCAACCACAACCCACAATAGGAAATACATTCTAAATTGTGAGCAAACCTCCCTCCACCTCTCTCGCTCCCTCTcgtttttccctttccttcatgcaatactgattttttttccagttcgactcaatttcatttattttaatttcagttacaACCCTCTACGTTGATTTATTGATCTGCGTGGTAATCATCCTTGGTGTCTAATAATGAATTCAAGCAAACTCTATGAGCACCCAAGGGGAGGGGATATCGTCCTGCCTCTGCAGGCTGCACAGACGTATTTGCAGCATTTCACAGCAGAAATGCAAGGGGGGCTACTCTCCCTGTGAGCACAGAAATGCCTGTTGAAACAAGACTCTAATTTACGCCCGTTGTCCCTGATCTCAACGGTCTCTAATGTCCATGTGGGTGAAGCTAAGGAGAAATTGGCAGGGCCACCTGAGCGGGCACCTGCTGTCAGAGGTGGCTGGCAGGTGGGCAGGCTGGCACAAGCGCTCTTCAAACGTGCCTACCTTTGGCTCATGGATCCGCTTCCAGGTTTTTGTTTAAAGGAATGAAGGATAAATGCAGAGATGTAATTTGCATTCTGATGATGAATAATGtgcagcatcttttcatgggctcaTTGGCCAGTTGCCTAcctttttttggtgaaatgttTATACAAATCTCTTgcctcatttaaaatatatacatttttatttggaaattttcacacaAGTACAGTTCATAcatagtacacaatcaatggctaacaACACCAttacacagttgtgcattcatcaccatgatcatttccagaactttttttttttttgccccatttTGAATTGGGTTGCCTACTTGTTGAGGACAATGAAATGTGGGTCATTGTCCTTTAAAGTGATTATAAGTACTTAttcccagtctgtggcttttgTTTTCTTAGTTGTGTCTTTTGAAGAGTAAACATTTGTCATTTCTCTAAAGCCCAGTTGATCGAAATTTAACAGGTCATGCTTTTGTGGGATTATGACGTACTGTTGTGGCATGCAGTTTAGTCAAGTTAAAGATTTAATCCTTTACGTGTCCAGTTGCTACTGGAGGAAGCCCCCCTACCAAGGGGTTCCCAAGGAGGGTCTGGCTTCTGGTAGGGACCCCACCCACATGGCATCTTGCAggactttattttgaaaaattaaacaatagaACGGCCTGGCATGTTATCTGTATGCGCAGGAGACTGTGCTGAGGTGTATTTGACAGAGAATTGCATGTCAAGCTGATGTATAACATAaattttcctctccttcttttatCATGTTCAAGCCAGACTTCTTGGGATGGAATCTTACTTGTCACCTTTGGGTGGCTCCACCGAAACCTAAGAGGAAAATAGGGCCGGAGCCAGGCAGGCTCTGCTGAGTGACCCTGAGGGACTCACCAGCTGAACATCCCCTAATTTACCTCTCAAGAATTCACCTTGGGAGTTAGTATGCCTAGAGGCTAATTTAATAACCATTTCCTCATGCTCAACCATCATGCTCGTTTTAGCATCTATGTTTCCTTACACAAAACGTGTGCGTGCTGCCAACACTCCTCTGCACAGCACAAGACCGCAATAACCCAGGTGCACAGcaaatgggggtggtggtggtttgAAGACTATGCCCCATTCCGTACTTGCTGAGAAATGCGTTCTGCTTTAGCGCCAGAAGCAAAGGCCATTGACTACACATACAGCAACACAGGCATGCATGTACCTGCATGTAAATCATGAAAACCTTTCACGAGTGACTTTCCAAGTtctgcagggaaggcaaactaGAAACTCATTTCTGCAAAGACAGCCAGAATTAACAGCAATGGTTTATTCAAACCCTTTTCTGTGTCATTGTCCATCTTGGGGCTGTCTGCAGAGCAGACACATACTGCAAAGACgccaattttctttaaaaataatttattcatctcTGATCACAGTATACAGGGAAGGAGCAAGGGCAGTACCTGGAAGCCCAGGGGCACAGCCTTCCCAGCCTACACATCTATAAATACCCGCGCTAAGGAACCTCAGAACACCCCATACACACATGTGATTTCTAACAGTTTAATAGGGGAAGAGTttcatattatgaaaccacatgGAATACTCTGAACAAAGACCCCATTCACAATTTAGGGGTCCCCTATTACAATCTCCCAGCTTTCTTTCCCCAAAACATTGAAACCCAGGTAACTGGCTGTTTCCACTGTTCGTTTCTGTAAAATTCTCATGTGAACAATTAGGCCAGAGACCAGCTGTGTCAGCTCTTAGCTGTTGACCTCCTGTGAACTCTAAACCCAGTAGGGCCCTTTCTGCTTCCTAGCCTTCTCTCAGCCCCAGGCTGCCTGTAGCTCTGGGGCTGCTGCCcgaggaccccccccccccccgccccacatCCCGGGGCGGCGATGGAGGAGGAAGGGCAGGCCAGGCCAAGCGTGAGGAATAATGTCTTTATTGGGCTCAGACCAGGAGTCCATGGGTCTTGAGGACCTCTGTGTATTTGCCAATTTTCTTCTCCACATTCTTCTCGGCCTGTTTCCGTAGCCTCTGGGGGTGAAAAAGGACCAAAGGTGATCAGAGCCCATCAAGGGAGATGCACGCTGCAGCGGTGGCCACCTGCCATGCCCACCCAGGAAGATGGTCCTCCCCAACTCGACCCTCACCATGAGCTGCTTCTTCTTCCGGTAATGGATCTTggccttctccttcctcttctcctccaGGGTGGCTGTCACTGCCTGGTACTTCCAGCCAACCTCATGAGCCAGGCGCCCTAAGTAGGCAAACTGGGGGGCGGAGGGGAGCAGGGAAGCAAAGGTGTAAGGAACTCCAAGTGCCCCAGAGCCCAGAAGCATGCAGCTCCTGCCTGTGCTGCTGGACCCCAGGAACTTACTGTTTCATTCAGTCCAAGTGAGGACACCCACCCCCCTGTGCTCCTGGCATCAGCTGAGCCACTGGCGTTATCGGCAGGGCCCACAGGGGCATCCGCAGACCATCGTGAGAAAAAGCCATCATCTGCCAGTCCCAGGGACCCCGAGCCCTGGAAGCCCCAAGGAGCTGGAGGGCTCAAACCTAACATGGGGAAGGTGCTCACCTTCCGGGTGGGCTTCAGACGCACAACCTTGAGGGCAGCAGGAACCACCATCCGCTTTTTCTGTTAGAGAAGGAGAGGAGCTTAGAGACCTGTGGTGAAGGAGGACAGAGGCAAGGGGCTGGGGGTGGCGTCTCAGCCAGGACTGTTCTCACGGGTATCGAACAATGTAGGTAATTGTGGAACATCACAGACACCTGGGGCAGTACCAGTGGCGGCCTAGAAGCTGCCGGGCTCACCTTGTCATATGGAGGTGGAATTCCATCAAACACCTTAAGGCGGTCCAGGGCAGCCTGGCCCCGCTTGGTCTTGTGAGGCAGCATGCCtgtgggcagaggcaggggctgcTCAGAGCTGCTGTCTGAGCACACCCCTCCCCAGTCCCAGCACCTTCACCCAGGGGAGGATGGGCACAACAGCAGCCTCAGATGGTAGTGCATGTACAGTCATCTCATGGTCTGGAAACTCGAACAAGAGTGGGAAAAGTCCTCATCATCGGCCACACACCCAACCCTGGTGGCCTGGGCCCAGCTCACCTCGCACAGTCCGCCAAAAGATGCGGCTGGGGGCCCGGAAGTGATAGGGGCCGCGGGAGGGGTTGGTGTTCATGCGCTTGCGGAGGAAGGCCAGGTACTTCACTGGGGAGGGGAGAGCATGCCTAAGGCCTGGTCTGAGCAGACCCACCTGTCCCAGGTCAATCTCCCATCAACATAAAAGCCCAGACTCCCACCCTATCACCACCAGCACTGCCCTACAGAACCGAGGCCTGGAGAAGTCAGTCTTCTCCAGCCCCTCTCATGCTGCCCTGACTTACACTTATTTCTGTAGAAATTGCCAGAAATATTGATGCCCTCACAGCGCACAACCACCACCTTCCGGCCTGATGAGGAAGAAAATCAAGGAGAAATAGGGTTAGGAGCAGTCACAACTAACCTACTATCCCAGCCCATGGAATCCAGCTGCTGCTGAGGACAGATGGACCTCTTCCCAGTGTGCGACCGACCACAGTGCATGTGGAGAACGAAGCCAAGAGCAGCACTTGGCAGAGCTGGCTTTATGTTCAATGCACGTTAGCCTGCCAGTAAACAGTCCTGAAGCAGGAACCCGGCACTTTGGGGGAGGCTGCTGTCTGGGAGGTCTCAGAGCGGTGCATGGGGTTGATCTCATGGTCGCGAGACTCAAACGAAAGATGGTGATTGTTGCTCATCACTGACCTTCAGGTGGGGGTGATGACAGAAGTTGGTGGCAGCACTTACCCAGCAGTACCTGCTTGGCTACAATGGCCGCCAGGCGACCCAGGAGATGGCCTCTGCCATCCAGCACCAGGACCTGGGGGAAAGAAATACGGTGAGGGCTTGGGAGTCTGCTCTTCCCACCCCAACAAGCTACTTCCTTTCGTCAGCTCCACCTCACCCCCAAAAGGAAACTTAGTCAGCTTTAAGATACAAGCCCAAAGTTACAGACAAAGAAActgtggccaaaaaaaaaagaagtacaagacTGACTTAGTATTTCACTCAGTGAGCTGGATCCCATGTAATTCTAATCTTCCCCTGACCTTGGCCCACGCTAGTTCTGCCTCCCTGGGCCAATGGCTTGACAGCTGAGCTTCAGCTTCCTTTGACAAGGGTAGAAGTCCCCACTCTTATTGAATTCTTATGATGTACTTTGTGATTGCTGGAAGGCAGTGCAGCAGAGCACAGAGTCTAAAGCCAGACTTCCTGACAACGGGACTTTGGCCAAAAATCTCCAACTGTCCATGCTccaatttcctcacctgtaaaatgaggacaacAGTATCTCCCTCAGGAATACTGAGAGAAGTAATTGCACCTACATAAAACAGAACCTAAATCCACTGAGGAGCCTGGGTCTGCCTAGCTCCAGAACTGTTTTCCCTTCCCCAAAAAGTAGACGCATTACAAAAAATTACATATGACGACTATTTCCAAAACCGTCCTTTCTTATATAGGTATATCTTTATACCAAGGGACAAGGAGCTTAAAGCTCAAGTTAGATGCTATGTTCCCACGCCCTCCTGGGGGTCCCTTTGCTTCAACAGTAACAAGCCTTCAAGGAAAACTGGCCCCCATAAGCGACAGAATAATCCAATTCCTGACTACCCCGGAGGCAGCCCTCTCGCCCCACTCCAGGAGGGGCTTTCTACTCAAAATAACCGGGGTCACAAGAGGACCTCGACCGGAACTACACTAACATGAAACAGCCAATGCCTTCGGCAAGGTGGGAAACTCCCCCACATTTAGACATGGAAGGACAAAGCCGGGTCCCGACAGGCTCTTACAGTCTCCAGGGCGACTGGGCTACATCTGAACCAACCCTCAGCTTCTCATCACCCCGAAGCTGCCGAATGGCCTTCTGCGCGCTTCGCTGGGAATATATAAAGGAACCAACTCGACCAGAGCCTGACCTCAACGCCCCCAATAGGAGACACAGAAGTAAACGAGATCTTGTTGTAAAATCTCCTCTCCTGGAAGCTCCCACTATTACCCCCCGGGTTGGAACAAAAAGCCAGAATCTAACTAATCCGAGGCCTAAAGGCAGCCCGAAATATCCCCCAGGTGGTTTGCTAATTTATTGAACTTAAACTCCATAACCCACGTACAAGGAATTAGGATCTCCAAACCCATCCCAACCAGGAACGCACCCAGCCCCACGCCGCCCCGAAACGCGCGGAGGCCTCACCTGACCCTCCGCCATCTTCGGCAGCTGCCTGGGAAAGAAGGAACGGTGGGCGCAGGGTTTCTTATCCCTTGAAACAGGGGCGGCGGAAGTGACGCACACGGCCTGAGCGGGCAGCTTTCCGTCTTTTCATTGGCCAAAGCATTAGACTCATGCGCAGTGAGGGCCACGGTGCCCGCTAGGGGGCGGAACGCTTCTTGACTGTCCAATCCGGTTATCGTTCTGCGGCGGCCATGGCTGTGCGGGGAGGGAGGTCACGTGGGGTGAGGCGGGGCGTCTGTTGGCCCGGGCGGGTCTGCCTCGGCGGCCATCGTTTTGAGGGGCTGCCGTATTCGTGAGGAAAAGAACCATTGCCCCAAGTGACTAACGGCTGCGGCTCATCTTAACCCGCAGGGGGCGACCTGGCCCGTCCTCCATCGCTCAATTTAGACCAGCGGCCATGATCCCGGTTTCTGGGTTGCACCGATCCGCGGTGTGTTGCGCAAAGGAACTTCTCACTTTCTGGATTGTAGGCCTTTGCTTTGTCCCTGGCCCGGGATGCCCtcactgcccctcccctcccacttTCCAAAATCTGACCTGTCACAATCCCAGTGTCTGGTGTTTCCCCTTCCAGGCCACCCAAacaggcctcagtttctccattcaGATCTGGTCCTTCCCCTCCTCTGCTCACAACTGCGACCCCTTCGGCCACTGGCCACTCATCCCCAACCCCTGTAGCCTCTCGCAGGCCTTGCGTGTGCTGTTGCTTTTGCCTGCAACCCCTCTATACTCTTCTTCCCCTCAAGAAACCCCACTACTCCAGCGCCAGGGACCTATCCTCTGAGAACCTCCTTGCCCAGCCT
The genomic region above belongs to Tamandua tetradactyla isolate mTamTet1 chromosome 16, mTamTet1.pri, whole genome shotgun sequence and contains:
- the RPL13A gene encoding large ribosomal subunit protein uL13, whose amino-acid sequence is MAEGQVLVLDGRGHLLGRLAAIVAKQVLLGRKVVVVRCEGINISGNFYRNKLKYLAFLRKRMNTNPSRGPYHFRAPSRIFWRTVRGMLPHKTKRGQAALDRLKVFDGIPPPYDKKKRMVVPAALKVVRLKPTRKFAYLGRLAHEVGWKYQAVTATLEEKRKEKAKIHYRKKKQLMRLRKQAEKNVEKKIGKYTEVLKTHGLLV